One window of the Micropterus dolomieu isolate WLL.071019.BEF.003 ecotype Adirondacks linkage group LG08, ASM2129224v1, whole genome shotgun sequence genome contains the following:
- the LOC123975329 gene encoding epithelial membrane protein 3-like: MAYLLMFVTLLHLITLAMLFIATMEKSWWQWDGMENSDLWYNCRFDNSTGTWLCASSKETEWLQAVQVLMVLSVVFSSVSFLVFLGQLFTMSKGGLFYFTGLCQVFAGLTAFSAALIYTLHNKDILQDSRELTSGHFGYCFILAWVCVPLLLCSGVIYIHLRKKE, encoded by the exons ATGGCGTACCTGCTTATGTTTGTGACCCTGCTGCATCTCATCACACTGGCAATGCTGTTCATTGCAACCATGGAGAAG TCCTGGTGGCAGTGGGATGGCATGGAGAACTCAGACCTATGGTACAACTGTAGGTTTGATAACTCCACAGGGACCTGGTTGTGTGCATCCTCCAAAGAAACTG agtGGCTTCAGGCAGTGCAGGTCCTGATGGTCCTCTCAGTGGTCTTTTCCTCGGTCTCCTTCTTGGTGTTCCTGGGTCAACTGTTCACCATGTCCAAGGGTGGACTCTTCTACTTCACTGGTCTGTGTCAAGTATTCGCAG GGCTGACCGCCTTTTCTGCAGCTCTCATCTACACATTACACAATAAGGATATCCTTCAAGACTCCAGAGAGCTGACTTCAGGACACTTTGGCTACTGCTTCATCCTGGCCTGGGTGTGTGTCCCCTTGTTGCTGTGTAGCGGGGTTATATACATCCACTTGCGTAAGAAAGAGTGA
- the zmynd12 gene encoding zinc finger MYND domain-containing protein 12 isoform X1 — protein MEAKPQVLGTTSKIIPLALPKGTEKLCELCQRGAHLQCAKCRVTFYCDAEHQQADWVGIHERICQLLVPIRTPTLLSLQQSGRIEMQLKKAELIEICRLVAQSKLSEGKHQEALPAAQFCLRCSIDVHGRSSVQMVPAYLLLAEANMGLGNLALVAELLSQAEWAVLKSPECGHAVHHRLHRSLGRLHTATGNLEAALLNFANDIYFASEAYGLDSTITCGGYFHMAGVFSKKGKLPIACSLYSEVARTWHSHLTKLFKTHVENVHNPDMLLKPSYDKAQRVEVDEMLRTMLEFQQNDSRKDLSQISLLAHCLAMLWFLGGDPLKALGFGNTALQASQLIPNHDLAEPIQGLLRLVQSLQAEPHPGAV, from the exons ATGGAAGCTAAACCACAAGTTTTGGGGACAACATCTAAGATAATTCCTCTTGCCTTACCCAAAGGAACGGAAAAGCTGTGTGAACTTTGTCAAAGAGGAGCGCACCTGCAATGCGCCAAGTGTCGGGTCACATTTTACTG CGATGCAGAGCACCAGCAGGCAGACTGGGTGGGTATCCATGAGAGAATCTGTCAGCTGCTTGTGCCCATTCGCACACCGACACTCTTAAGTCTCCAACAGTCAGGCCGCATTGAAATGCAGCTTAAAAAG GCAGAGCTGATTGAAATTTGCAGATTGGTGGCCCAGAGCAAGCTGTCTGAGGGGAAACACCAGGAGGCTCTGCCTGCGGCCCAGTTCTGCCTGCGCTGTTCTATAGACGTCCATGGCCGAAGTTCTGTCCAAATGGTCCCTGCGTACCTGCTGCTGGCTGAGGCCAACATGG GCTTGGGCAATCTAGCCCTGGTGGCAGAGCTCCTGTCCCAGGCAGAGTGGGCGGTTTTGAAGAGCCCAGAATGTGGTCATGCAGTCCACCACCGGCTGCACAGAAGCCTGGGCCGCCTCCACACAGCGACTGGAAACCTGGAAGCAGCTCTGCTTAACTTTGCAAATGAT ATATATTTTGCCAGTGAGGCGTATGGTCTGGATAGCACAATCACCTGTGGTGGCTACTTTCACATGGCTGGTGTGTTTTCCAAAAAGGGGAAGCTGCCCATTGCCTGTTCCTTGTATTCTGAG GTGGCACGTACTTGGCACAGCCATCTGACCAAACTCTTCAAGACGCATGTTGAAAATGTCCACAATCCTGACATGTTGCTAAAGCCCTCTTATG ACAAAGCCCAGCGAGTTGAAGTGGACGAGATGTTAAGAACCATGTTGGAGTTTCAGCAAAATGACTCCAGAAAAGACTTATCTCAGATTTCACTTTTAGCTCACTGTCTGGCCATGCTGTGGTTCCTGGGAGGAGACCCCCTTAAG GCCCTGGGATTTGGCAACACAGCCCTGCAGGCCAGCCAGCTGATACCAAACCATGACCTGGCAGAGCCCATCCAGGGCCTGCTGCGGCTGGTGCAGAGTCTGCAGGCAGAACCACATCCGGGTGCTGTCTAG
- the zmynd12 gene encoding zinc finger MYND domain-containing protein 12 isoform X2 has product MEAKPQVLGTTSKIIPLALPKGTEKLCELCQRGAHLQCAKCRVTFYCDAEHQQADWVGIHERICQLLVPIRTPTLLSLQQSGRIEMQLKKAELIEICRLVAQSKLSEGKHQEALPAAQFCLRCSIDVHGRSSVQMVPAYLLLAEANMGLGNLALVAELLSQAEWAVLKSPECGHAVHHRLHRSLGRLHTATGNLEAALLNFANDIYFASEAYGLDSTITCGGYFHMAGVFSKKGKLPIACSLYSEVARTWHSHLTKLFKTHVENVHNPDMLLKPSYAHCLAMLWFLGGDPLKALGFGNTALQASQLIPNHDLAEPIQGLLRLVQSLQAEPHPGAV; this is encoded by the exons ATGGAAGCTAAACCACAAGTTTTGGGGACAACATCTAAGATAATTCCTCTTGCCTTACCCAAAGGAACGGAAAAGCTGTGTGAACTTTGTCAAAGAGGAGCGCACCTGCAATGCGCCAAGTGTCGGGTCACATTTTACTG CGATGCAGAGCACCAGCAGGCAGACTGGGTGGGTATCCATGAGAGAATCTGTCAGCTGCTTGTGCCCATTCGCACACCGACACTCTTAAGTCTCCAACAGTCAGGCCGCATTGAAATGCAGCTTAAAAAG GCAGAGCTGATTGAAATTTGCAGATTGGTGGCCCAGAGCAAGCTGTCTGAGGGGAAACACCAGGAGGCTCTGCCTGCGGCCCAGTTCTGCCTGCGCTGTTCTATAGACGTCCATGGCCGAAGTTCTGTCCAAATGGTCCCTGCGTACCTGCTGCTGGCTGAGGCCAACATGG GCTTGGGCAATCTAGCCCTGGTGGCAGAGCTCCTGTCCCAGGCAGAGTGGGCGGTTTTGAAGAGCCCAGAATGTGGTCATGCAGTCCACCACCGGCTGCACAGAAGCCTGGGCCGCCTCCACACAGCGACTGGAAACCTGGAAGCAGCTCTGCTTAACTTTGCAAATGAT ATATATTTTGCCAGTGAGGCGTATGGTCTGGATAGCACAATCACCTGTGGTGGCTACTTTCACATGGCTGGTGTGTTTTCCAAAAAGGGGAAGCTGCCCATTGCCTGTTCCTTGTATTCTGAG GTGGCACGTACTTGGCACAGCCATCTGACCAAACTCTTCAAGACGCATGTTGAAAATGTCCACAATCCTGACATGTTGCTAAAGCCCTCTTATG CTCACTGTCTGGCCATGCTGTGGTTCCTGGGAGGAGACCCCCTTAAG GCCCTGGGATTTGGCAACACAGCCCTGCAGGCCAGCCAGCTGATACCAAACCATGACCTGGCAGAGCCCATCCAGGGCCTGCTGCGGCTGGTGCAGAGTCTGCAGGCAGAACCACATCCGGGTGCTGTCTAG
- the zmynd12 gene encoding zinc finger MYND domain-containing protein 12 isoform X3, with translation MEAKPQVLGTTSKIIPLALPKGTEKLCELCQRGAHLQCAKCRVTFYCDAEHQQADWVGIHERICQLLVPIRTPTLLSLQQSGRIEMQLKKAELIEICRLVAQSKLSEGKHQEALPAAQFCLRCSIDVHGRSSVQMVPAYLLLAEANMGLGNLALVAELLSQAEWAVLKSPECGHAVHHRLHRSLGRLHTATGNLEAALLNFANDIYFASEAYGLDSTITCGGYFHMAGVFSKKGKLPIACSLYSEVARTWHSHLTKLFKTHVENVHNPDMLLKPSYDKAQRVEVDEMLRTMLEFQQNDSRKDLSQISLLAHCLAMLWFLGGDPLKLRE, from the exons ATGGAAGCTAAACCACAAGTTTTGGGGACAACATCTAAGATAATTCCTCTTGCCTTACCCAAAGGAACGGAAAAGCTGTGTGAACTTTGTCAAAGAGGAGCGCACCTGCAATGCGCCAAGTGTCGGGTCACATTTTACTG CGATGCAGAGCACCAGCAGGCAGACTGGGTGGGTATCCATGAGAGAATCTGTCAGCTGCTTGTGCCCATTCGCACACCGACACTCTTAAGTCTCCAACAGTCAGGCCGCATTGAAATGCAGCTTAAAAAG GCAGAGCTGATTGAAATTTGCAGATTGGTGGCCCAGAGCAAGCTGTCTGAGGGGAAACACCAGGAGGCTCTGCCTGCGGCCCAGTTCTGCCTGCGCTGTTCTATAGACGTCCATGGCCGAAGTTCTGTCCAAATGGTCCCTGCGTACCTGCTGCTGGCTGAGGCCAACATGG GCTTGGGCAATCTAGCCCTGGTGGCAGAGCTCCTGTCCCAGGCAGAGTGGGCGGTTTTGAAGAGCCCAGAATGTGGTCATGCAGTCCACCACCGGCTGCACAGAAGCCTGGGCCGCCTCCACACAGCGACTGGAAACCTGGAAGCAGCTCTGCTTAACTTTGCAAATGAT ATATATTTTGCCAGTGAGGCGTATGGTCTGGATAGCACAATCACCTGTGGTGGCTACTTTCACATGGCTGGTGTGTTTTCCAAAAAGGGGAAGCTGCCCATTGCCTGTTCCTTGTATTCTGAG GTGGCACGTACTTGGCACAGCCATCTGACCAAACTCTTCAAGACGCATGTTGAAAATGTCCACAATCCTGACATGTTGCTAAAGCCCTCTTATG ACAAAGCCCAGCGAGTTGAAGTGGACGAGATGTTAAGAACCATGTTGGAGTTTCAGCAAAATGACTCCAGAAAAGACTTATCTCAGATTTCACTTTTAGCTCACTGTCTGGCCATGCTGTGGTTCCTGGGAGGAGACCCCCTTAAG TTGAGAGAATGA